Proteins encoded together in one Micromonospora auratinigra window:
- a CDS encoding phosphotransferase — translation MTSDDRAYAGWRDPSQPAPRLGRPYVTSQEIPLHGGNVSTVVRVGDTVRRNAGPWTPSVHALLRHLEYVGFTGAPRALGMDERNREVLSYLEGECGEYPLAPHWVTDEALVTVATMLRMFHDAQYGFTPPPGAVWRSFGPPPPDTEVICHHDAAPHNVIWRPDGTLGLIDFDLASPGARIYDVAYAAWTWVPIFSDRDSITLGWKHPDRPRRLRLFADAYGLIPRDRHRLIRTIRKRIVDHVEGIRRMAAAGEPAFVRIVHKGHLRRPMRDLRLLDYERHALEYALR, via the coding sequence GTGACCAGCGACGATCGCGCCTACGCGGGGTGGCGCGACCCCAGCCAGCCGGCGCCACGCCTCGGGAGACCGTACGTGACTTCGCAGGAGATCCCGCTGCACGGCGGGAACGTCAGCACCGTGGTCCGGGTGGGCGACACGGTCCGGCGCAACGCCGGCCCCTGGACACCCTCGGTGCACGCCCTGCTGCGCCACCTGGAGTACGTCGGCTTCACCGGCGCGCCCCGCGCCCTCGGCATGGACGAGCGCAACCGGGAGGTGCTGTCGTACCTGGAGGGGGAGTGCGGGGAATATCCGCTCGCCCCGCACTGGGTCACCGACGAGGCGCTGGTGACCGTGGCGACCATGCTGCGGATGTTCCACGACGCCCAGTACGGCTTCACCCCGCCGCCGGGGGCGGTCTGGCGCTCGTTCGGCCCGCCCCCGCCGGACACCGAGGTGATCTGCCACCACGACGCCGCCCCGCACAACGTGATCTGGCGGCCGGACGGCACCCTCGGGCTGATCGACTTCGATCTGGCCTCCCCCGGCGCGCGGATCTACGACGTGGCGTACGCGGCCTGGACCTGGGTGCCGATCTTCTCCGACCGGGACTCGATCACCCTCGGCTGGAAGCACCCGGACCGGCCGCGCCGGCTGCGGCTCTTCGCCGACGCGTACGGGCTGATCCCGCGCGACCGGCACCGGCTGATCCGGACCATCCGCAAGCGGATCGTCGACCACGTCGAGGGCATCCGCCGGATGGCGGCGGCCGGTGAGCCGGCGTTCGTCCGGATCGTGCACAAGGGGCACCTGCGCCGCCCGATGCGGGACCTGCGGCTGCTCGACTACGAGCGGCACGCCCTGGAGTACGCGCTGCGCTGA
- a CDS encoding MarR family winged helix-turn-helix transcriptional regulator, whose product MEEHLPEALRAVEHELTALLRRGRALSWEIAREVHPNLEPNAYGLLLWLRRSGSIRLTDLAAKLGIGKGTLSRQINGLESLGLVRRDPDPSDRRAAQLSLTDEGTRRFDAARAARLGQIRRSLESWPKQDVEDFARLMHRFNETF is encoded by the coding sequence GTGGAGGAGCACCTGCCGGAGGCCCTGCGCGCGGTCGAGCACGAGTTGACCGCGCTGCTGCGCCGGGGCCGCGCCCTGTCCTGGGAGATCGCCCGCGAGGTGCATCCCAACCTGGAGCCGAACGCGTACGGGCTGCTGCTCTGGCTGCGCCGGTCCGGTTCGATCCGGCTGACCGACCTGGCCGCCAAGCTGGGCATCGGCAAGGGCACGCTGAGCCGGCAGATCAACGGTCTGGAGTCGCTGGGCCTGGTGCGCCGCGACCCGGACCCGAGCGACCGGCGGGCGGCCCAGCTCAGCCTCACCGACGAGGGCACCCGGCGGTTCGACGCGGCCCGGGCGGCCCGACTCGGACAGATCCGGCGGTCGCTGGAGAGCTGGCCGAAACAGGACGTCGAGGACTTCGCCCGGTTGATGCACCGGTTCAACGAGACCTTCTGA
- a CDS encoding alkaline phosphatase D family protein: MPSSRLLIGPLLRRVVGTRATVWVETSAPAVVTVRTAAGARGSAPTFSAYDHHYALVVVEGLTPDSVTTYEVLIDDEVAWPVPANGFPPSVIRTRAEDDRDQPVSLIFGSCRETTQHSTARKLPPDALDAYARRAMATPDPAALPDLLVLLGDQVYADETSPTVRKLLKRRRRRPKDAPATQVVSFDEYTKLYLESWRDPEIRWLLSTVPSVMIFDDHEVIDDWNTSKSWRADMREQPWWAERIRSGLASYWVYQHLGNLAPDEIAADPVYAKVIAAEDATGVLHEFGERVDQEADVAHDTERWRAVQYQWSYALDLGRTRLVMLDNRSSRVLEPGQRAMLPPGEWSWFLDRAHGVYDHLVVGASLPWLLPPGIHHVEAWNEKLADSPRPMVAKLAEQMRRAWDLEHWGSFRRSFDALGELFARLGSGRAARPGDRVGAGPAYAAPASISVLSGDVHHSYVARARFADRGVRTPVHQLTCSPIHNQVPAAMRPLMTLGWNPGPAGAARALARSAGVRRPFVRWKKLAGPYFGNAIATLTHRGREAEVVIEGTTSDGHLRTVARRRLSQDS; the protein is encoded by the coding sequence GTGCCCAGTTCCCGCCTGCTGATCGGTCCCCTGCTGCGGCGGGTCGTCGGCACGCGGGCGACCGTCTGGGTGGAGACCAGCGCGCCCGCCGTGGTGACGGTCCGCACCGCCGCCGGCGCCCGGGGCAGCGCGCCCACCTTCTCCGCGTACGACCACCACTACGCGCTCGTGGTGGTCGAGGGGCTCACCCCGGACAGCGTCACCACCTACGAGGTGCTGATCGACGACGAGGTCGCCTGGCCGGTGCCGGCGAACGGCTTCCCGCCCAGCGTGATCCGGACCCGGGCCGAGGACGACCGGGACCAGCCGGTCTCGCTGATCTTCGGCTCCTGCCGGGAGACCACCCAGCACTCGACCGCCCGCAAGCTGCCCCCGGACGCGCTGGACGCGTACGCCCGCCGGGCGATGGCCACGCCCGACCCGGCGGCGCTGCCCGACCTGCTGGTGCTGCTCGGTGACCAGGTCTACGCCGACGAGACCTCGCCGACCGTGCGCAAGCTGCTCAAGCGGCGCCGCCGCCGGCCGAAGGACGCCCCGGCGACCCAGGTGGTCAGCTTCGACGAGTACACCAAGCTCTACCTGGAGTCCTGGCGCGACCCGGAGATCCGCTGGCTGCTCTCCACCGTGCCGAGCGTGATGATCTTCGACGACCACGAGGTGATCGACGACTGGAACACCTCGAAGTCGTGGCGGGCGGACATGCGCGAGCAGCCCTGGTGGGCCGAGCGGATCCGCAGCGGGCTCGCCTCGTACTGGGTCTACCAGCACCTGGGCAACCTCGCCCCGGACGAGATCGCGGCCGACCCGGTGTACGCCAAGGTGATCGCCGCCGAGGACGCCACCGGGGTGCTGCACGAGTTCGGCGAGCGGGTCGACCAGGAGGCCGACGTCGCGCACGACACCGAGCGCTGGCGGGCCGTGCAGTACCAGTGGAGCTACGCCCTCGACCTGGGCCGGACCCGGCTGGTGATGCTCGACAACCGGTCCAGCCGGGTGCTGGAGCCGGGCCAGCGGGCGATGCTGCCGCCGGGCGAGTGGTCCTGGTTCCTCGACCGGGCGCACGGCGTCTACGACCACCTCGTGGTCGGCGCCTCGCTGCCCTGGCTGCTGCCGCCGGGCATCCACCACGTCGAGGCGTGGAACGAGAAGCTGGCCGACTCGCCCCGGCCAATGGTGGCGAAGCTGGCCGAGCAGATGCGCCGGGCCTGGGACCTGGAGCACTGGGGCTCGTTCCGGCGCTCCTTCGACGCCCTCGGCGAGCTCTTCGCCCGGCTGGGCAGCGGCCGGGCCGCGCGGCCGGGCGACCGGGTCGGCGCGGGTCCGGCGTACGCCGCCCCGGCCTCGATCAGCGTCCTCTCCGGGGACGTGCACCACTCGTACGTGGCCCGGGCCCGGTTCGCCGACCGGGGCGTCCGCACGCCGGTGCACCAGCTCACCTGCTCGCCGATCCACAACCAGGTGCCGGCCGCGATGCGGCCGCTGATGACGCTGGGCTGGAACCCGGGGCCGGCCGGGGCCGCCCGGGCGCTGGCCCGCTCGGCAGGCGTACGTCGCCCGTTCGTGCGCTGGAAGAAGCTGGCCGGCCCGTACTTCGGCAACGCGATCGCCACCCTGACCCACCGGGGCCGGGAGGCGGAGGTGGTGATCGAGGGCACCACCAGCGACGGCCATCTGCGCACGGTGGCGCGGCGGCGGCTCAGCCAGGATTCGTGA
- the ftsY gene encoding signal recognition particle-docking protein FtsY, producing the protein MKEYLLVALALLVALIVGGLSLVVPKLRRRPEPPLPETEVDTRAEEDLAGPPVEAAESDLSTGVLVEPPPVVEAPAPTIEVPEPTAGRLVRLRSRLSRSQNVFGKGLLGLLSRDHLDEDAWEEIEDSLITADVGLDATREIVDRLRERTRVLGTRSAGELRTLLATELVTALEPELDRSLRTAPKEGVPAVVLVVGVNGAGKTTTCGKIARVLIADGRTVLLGAADTFRAAAADQLETWGGRVGAETVRGPEAADPASVAFDAVKRGIDTTVDTVLIDTAGRLQNKIGLMDELGKVKRVVEKHGPIDETLLILDATTGQNGLEQARVFTEVVNVTGVVLTKLDGTAKGGIVIAVQRKLGIPVKLVGLGEGPDDLAPFDPAQFVDALLGTEPLARDA; encoded by the coding sequence ATGAAGGAATACCTCCTCGTCGCACTCGCCCTGCTGGTGGCGCTGATCGTGGGCGGCCTCAGCCTCGTGGTGCCGAAGCTGCGCCGGCGTCCCGAGCCGCCGCTGCCCGAGACGGAGGTCGACACCCGCGCCGAGGAGGACCTGGCCGGGCCGCCGGTCGAGGCGGCCGAGTCGGACCTCTCCACCGGCGTGCTGGTCGAGCCCCCGCCGGTGGTCGAGGCGCCGGCCCCCACCATCGAGGTCCCCGAGCCCACCGCCGGCCGGCTGGTCCGGCTGCGCTCCCGGCTGTCCCGCTCGCAGAACGTCTTCGGCAAGGGCCTGCTCGGCCTGCTCAGCCGCGACCACCTGGACGAGGACGCCTGGGAGGAGATCGAGGACAGCCTGATCACCGCCGACGTCGGCCTCGACGCCACCCGGGAGATCGTCGACCGGCTGCGCGAGCGCACCCGGGTGCTCGGCACCCGCTCCGCCGGCGAGCTGCGCACCCTGCTCGCCACCGAGCTGGTCACCGCGCTCGAACCCGAGCTGGACCGGTCGCTGCGGACCGCGCCGAAGGAGGGCGTGCCCGCCGTCGTGCTGGTCGTCGGGGTCAACGGCGCCGGCAAGACCACCACCTGCGGCAAGATCGCCCGGGTGCTGATCGCGGACGGCCGGACCGTGCTGCTGGGCGCGGCCGACACCTTCCGCGCCGCCGCCGCCGACCAGCTGGAGACCTGGGGCGGTCGGGTCGGCGCGGAGACCGTCCGCGGGCCCGAGGCCGCCGACCCGGCCAGCGTCGCCTTCGACGCGGTCAAGCGCGGCATCGACACCACGGTCGACACGGTGCTGATCGACACCGCCGGCCGGCTGCAGAACAAGATCGGCCTGATGGACGAGCTGGGCAAGGTCAAGCGGGTGGTGGAGAAGCACGGCCCGATCGACGAGACCCTGCTCATCCTGGACGCCACCACCGGCCAGAACGGCCTGGAGCAGGCCCGGGTCTTCACCGAGGTGGTGAACGTGACCGGGGTGGTGCTGACCAAGCTCGACGGCACCGCCAAGGGCGGCATCGTGATCGCCGTGCAGCGCAAGCTCGGCATCCCGGTCAAGCTGGTCGGCCTGGGTGAGGGCCCGGACGACCTGGCCCCGTTCGACCCGGCCCAGTTCGTCGACGCGCTGCTCGGCACCGAGCCGCTCGCCCGGGACGCGTAG